In one window of Pseudomonas chlororaphis subsp. chlororaphis DNA:
- a CDS encoding mechanosensitive ion channel family protein yields the protein MDFKQLWLNVQDLWGALDEHPLLHSSLALVILLVVALLVGRVARYLILHAVKLLGRQPSLHWLNDLRQNKVFHRLAQMTPSLVVQFGLHLVPELSKTSLVFLGNLALAFTILFQVLAISALLNALLDIYARTEHARTRSIKGYVQLAKMVLFVFGAIIIVATLIDRSPLLLLSGLGAMSAVILLVYKDTLLSFVASVQLTSNDMLRVGDWIEMPQVGADGDVVDITLHTVKVQNFDKTIVSIPTWRLMSESFKNWRGMQQSGGRRIKRSLYIDASGVRFINDEEEARLGKVHLLTDYISRKQAELKSWNEAQGNVAAMSANRRRMTNLGTFRAYALAYLKSHPDIQPNMTCMVRQMQTTAQGIPLEIYCFTRTTAWTDYERIQGDIFDYLLAVMPEFGLSLYQQPSGNDLRAGLLPAVLGASHIPEVEKRAL from the coding sequence ATGGATTTCAAACAGCTCTGGCTCAACGTTCAAGACCTCTGGGGGGCGCTCGATGAGCACCCGCTCCTGCATTCCAGCCTGGCCCTGGTCATCCTGCTGGTGGTGGCGCTGCTCGTCGGACGAGTGGCGCGCTACCTGATCCTGCACGCGGTCAAGCTGCTCGGCCGCCAGCCGTCCCTGCACTGGCTCAACGATCTGCGCCAGAACAAGGTGTTCCATCGCCTGGCGCAGATGACCCCGTCGCTGGTGGTCCAGTTCGGCCTGCACCTGGTGCCGGAGCTGAGCAAGACCAGCCTGGTGTTCCTCGGCAACCTGGCCCTGGCCTTCACCATCCTGTTCCAGGTACTGGCCATCAGCGCCCTGCTCAACGCCCTGCTGGACATCTACGCCCGCACCGAACATGCGCGTACCCGTTCGATCAAGGGTTATGTGCAACTGGCGAAGATGGTGCTGTTCGTGTTCGGCGCGATCATCATCGTCGCCACCCTGATCGACCGCTCTCCGCTGCTGCTGTTGTCCGGCCTGGGCGCCATGTCGGCGGTGATCCTGTTGGTCTACAAGGACACCCTGCTGTCGTTCGTCGCCAGCGTGCAGCTGACCAGCAACGATATGCTGCGGGTCGGCGACTGGATCGAAATGCCCCAGGTCGGCGCCGACGGCGATGTGGTGGATATCACCCTGCACACGGTCAAGGTGCAGAACTTCGACAAGACCATCGTCTCGATCCCCACCTGGCGCCTGATGTCCGAGTCGTTCAAGAACTGGCGCGGCATGCAGCAGTCCGGCGGCCGGCGGATCAAGCGCAGCCTGTACATCGACGCCAGCGGCGTGCGTTTCATCAACGATGAGGAAGAAGCGCGCCTGGGCAAGGTCCACCTGCTCACCGACTACATCAGTCGCAAGCAGGCCGAGCTCAAGAGCTGGAACGAAGCCCAGGGCAATGTCGCCGCCATGTCGGCCAACCGCCGCCGCATGACCAACCTGGGGACCTTCCGCGCCTATGCCCTGGCGTACCTGAAGAGTCATCCGGACATCCAGCCGAACATGACCTGCATGGTCCGCCAGATGCAGACCACCGCCCAGGGCATTCCGCTGGAAATCTACTGCTTCACCCGCACCACGGCGTGGACCGACTACGAGCGTATCCAGGGCGATATCTTCGATTACCTGCTGGCGGTGATGCCGGAATTCGGCCTGAGCCTGTATCAACAGCCGAGCGGCAACGACCTGCGCGCTGGCCTGCTGCCGGCGGTGCTGGGCGCCAGCCATATCCCCGAAGTGGAAAAACGCGCGCTGTAA
- a CDS encoding LysR family transcriptional regulator, with the protein MKAPRVTLDQWRTLQAVVDHGGFAQAAEALHRSQSSVSYTVARMQDQLGVPLLRIDGRKAVLTEAGGVLLRRSRQLVKQASQLEDLAHHMEQGWEAEVRLVVDAAYPSARLVRALTAFMPQSRGCRVRLREEVLSGVEEVLLEGVADLAISGFNISGYLGTEMSSVEFVAVAHPEHALHRLNRELNFQDLESQLQVVIRDSGRQQPRDVGWLGAEQRWTVGSLATAATFVGSGLGFAWLPRHIIERELREGLLKVLPLDQGGSRHPTFYLYSNKDKPLGPATQILVELLRTFDTAPLDAPFAAPEQA; encoded by the coding sequence ATGAAAGCGCCCCGCGTTACCCTCGATCAATGGCGAACGCTGCAGGCCGTGGTCGACCACGGCGGCTTCGCCCAGGCGGCCGAAGCGCTGCACCGTTCGCAATCCTCTGTCAGTTACACCGTGGCGCGCATGCAGGACCAACTGGGCGTGCCGCTGCTGCGTATCGATGGGCGCAAGGCCGTGCTCACCGAAGCCGGCGGCGTGTTGCTGCGGCGCTCGCGGCAACTGGTGAAACAGGCCAGCCAGCTGGAAGACCTGGCCCACCACATGGAACAGGGCTGGGAAGCCGAAGTGCGCCTGGTGGTGGACGCCGCCTACCCCAGCGCGCGCCTGGTCCGCGCGCTGACCGCCTTCATGCCGCAAAGCCGTGGCTGCCGGGTGCGCCTGCGCGAAGAAGTGTTGTCCGGGGTCGAAGAGGTGCTGCTCGAAGGCGTGGCCGACCTGGCCATCAGTGGCTTCAATATCTCCGGCTACCTGGGCACGGAAATGAGCTCGGTGGAGTTCGTCGCCGTGGCCCACCCGGAACACGCCCTGCACCGCCTGAACCGCGAGCTGAATTTCCAGGACCTGGAAAGCCAGCTGCAGGTGGTGATCCGCGACTCCGGCCGCCAACAGCCGCGGGACGTCGGCTGGCTCGGCGCCGAACAGCGCTGGACCGTCGGCAGCCTGGCCACCGCCGCCACCTTCGTCGGCAGCGGCCTGGGCTTTGCCTGGCTGCCGCGGCATATAATCGAGCGCGAACTCCGGGAGGGCCTGCTCAAGGTGCTACCGTTGGACCAGGGCGGCAGCCGCCACCCGACCTTCTACCTGTACTCGAACAAGGACAAACCCCTGGGCCCGGCCACGCAGATCCTCGTCGAGCTGCTGCGCACCTTCGACACCGCGCCGCTGGACGCGCCGTTCGCCGCCCCGGAACAAGCCTGA
- a CDS encoding FMN-dependent NADH-azoreductase yields the protein MSRVLIIESSARQQDSVSRQLTQTFIKQWQAAHPGDQITVRDLAVTPVPHLDSNLLGGWMKPAGQRNEIEEASLQRSNELTDELLAADVLVMAAPMYNFAIPSTLKAWLDHVLRAGVTFKYTATGPQGLLNGKRAYVLTARGGIYAGSTADHQEPYLRQVMGFIGIHDVEFIHAEGMNLGGDFQEKGLNQANAKLAQVA from the coding sequence ATGTCCCGCGTTCTGATCATCGAAAGCAGTGCCCGTCAGCAGGATTCCGTTTCCCGTCAGCTGACCCAGACCTTCATCAAGCAATGGCAAGCGGCCCACCCGGGCGACCAGATCACCGTGCGTGACCTGGCGGTAACCCCGGTGCCGCACCTGGACAGCAACCTGCTGGGCGGCTGGATGAAACCCGCCGGGCAGCGCAACGAGATCGAAGAGGCCTCGCTGCAACGCTCCAACGAACTGACCGACGAACTGCTGGCCGCCGACGTGCTGGTGATGGCCGCGCCGATGTACAACTTCGCCATCCCGAGCACCCTCAAGGCCTGGCTGGACCACGTGCTGCGTGCCGGTGTGACCTTCAAGTACACCGCAACCGGTCCCCAGGGCCTGCTCAACGGCAAGCGTGCCTACGTGCTGACCGCCCGTGGCGGCATCTACGCCGGCAGCACCGCGGACCACCAGGAACCTTACCTGCGGCAGGTCATGGGTTTCATCGGGATCCACGACGTCGAGTTCATTCACGCCGAAGGCATGAACCTGGGCGGCGACTTCCAGGAGAAGGGCCTGAACCAGGCCAACGCCAAACTGGCCCAGGTCGCCTGA
- a CDS encoding alpha/beta fold hydrolase, which yields MAYFEHEGCTLHYEEYGHGEPLVLVHGLGSSTRDWEKQIAELSAHYRLILPDVRGHGRSDKPREPYSIAGFSADLIALLEHLNLSRVHLVGLSMGGMIAFQVAVDQPGLLKSLCIVNSAPEVKIRSANDAWQWFKRWSLMRLLSLETIGIALAGKLFPLPAQAELRQKMAERWAKNDKRAYLASFDAIVGWGVQERLSQVACPTLVISADRDYTPVALKESYVKLLPDGRLVVIADSRHATPLDQPQRFNQTLLEFLTAVDTTTQDH from the coding sequence ATGGCCTATTTCGAACACGAAGGATGCACCCTGCACTATGAGGAATACGGCCATGGCGAACCGCTGGTGCTGGTCCACGGGCTCGGCTCCAGCACCCGTGACTGGGAAAAGCAGATCGCCGAGCTGTCCGCCCATTACCGCCTGATCCTGCCCGACGTGCGCGGCCATGGCCGCTCCGACAAACCCCGCGAGCCCTACAGCATCGCCGGGTTCAGCGCCGACCTCATCGCCCTGCTGGAGCACCTGAACCTGTCGCGGGTGCACTTGGTAGGCCTGTCCATGGGCGGCATGATCGCCTTCCAGGTCGCGGTGGATCAGCCCGGGCTGCTGAAAAGCCTGTGCATCGTCAACAGCGCGCCCGAGGTCAAGATCCGCAGCGCCAACGATGCCTGGCAATGGTTCAAGCGCTGGAGCCTGATGCGCCTGCTCAGCCTGGAAACCATCGGCATTGCCCTGGCCGGCAAATTGTTCCCCCTACCTGCGCAGGCCGAGCTGCGGCAAAAGATGGCCGAGCGCTGGGCAAAAAACGACAAACGTGCTTATCTCGCAAGCTTCGATGCCATCGTTGGCTGGGGGGTCCAGGAACGACTTTCGCAAGTCGCCTGTCCAACCCTGGTCATCAGCGCCGACCGTGACTACACCCCGGTCGCACTGAAAGAAAGTTATGTGAAACTGCTGCCCGACGGGCGCCTGGTGGTGATCGCCGATTCGCGTCACGCCACGCCGCTGGACCAGCCGCAACGCTTCAACCAAACCCTGCTCGAGTTTTTAACCGCAGTCGACACCACCACCCAGGATCACTGA
- a CDS encoding carboxylate/amino acid/amine transporter, whose product MGYLLFVTLIQAFSFSLIGEYLAGHVDSYFAVLVRVLLAGLVFIPLTRWRQVEPAFMRGMLLIGALQFGVTYVCLYLSFRVLTVPEVLLFTILTPLHVTLIEDALNRRFNPWGLLAALVAVAGAAVIRYDRISPDFFMGFLLLQLANFTYAAGQVLYKHLVARHPSDLPHYRRFGYFYLGALAVVLPAFLLFGKPDFLPEAPLQWAVLLFLGLVSTALGLYWWNKGACLVTGATLAVMNNLHVPVGLLINLLIWNQHEELGRLFLGALVILAAVWISRRGVKNATTATAL is encoded by the coding sequence ATGGGCTATCTACTTTTTGTCACGCTGATCCAGGCGTTTTCCTTCAGCCTGATCGGCGAATACCTGGCCGGGCATGTCGACAGTTACTTCGCGGTGCTGGTCCGGGTACTGCTGGCCGGGCTGGTGTTCATCCCGCTGACCCGCTGGCGCCAGGTGGAGCCGGCGTTCATGCGCGGCATGCTGCTGATCGGCGCCTTGCAGTTCGGCGTGACCTACGTCTGCCTGTACCTGAGTTTCCGCGTGCTGACGGTGCCGGAGGTGCTGCTGTTCACCATCCTCACGCCGCTGCACGTGACCCTGATCGAGGACGCGCTCAACCGCCGCTTCAACCCCTGGGGCCTGCTGGCGGCGCTGGTGGCGGTGGCCGGGGCGGCGGTGATCCGCTACGACCGCATCAGCCCGGATTTCTTCATGGGCTTCTTGCTGCTGCAACTGGCCAACTTCACCTACGCCGCCGGGCAGGTGCTGTACAAGCACCTGGTGGCGCGCCATCCGAGCGACCTGCCGCATTACCGGCGTTTCGGCTACTTCTACCTGGGGGCGCTGGCGGTGGTGTTGCCGGCTTTCCTGTTGTTCGGCAAGCCGGACTTCCTGCCCGAAGCGCCGTTGCAATGGGCGGTGCTGCTGTTTCTCGGGCTGGTGTCCACCGCACTGGGGCTGTACTGGTGGAACAAAGGTGCCTGCCTGGTCACTGGCGCGACCCTGGCGGTGATGAACAACCTGCATGTGCCGGTGGGGCTGCTGATCAACCTGTTGATCTGGAACCAGCACGAAGAACTGGGGCGCCTGTTCCTCGGGGCGTTGGTGATTCTGGCGGCGGTGTGGATCAGCCGTCGCGGCGTAAAAAACGCGACTACCGCTACTGCCTTGTAG
- a CDS encoding peptidylprolyl isomerase A, producing MLKKIALVAGSVLFAANLMAAQPAKAPHVLLDTSFGKIEVELDPVKAPISSKNFLDYVDSGFYTNTIFHRVIPGFMVQGGGFTPQMVQKETRDPIKNEASNGLHNVRGTLSMARTSNPNSATSQFFINVADNAFLDPGRDAGYAVFAKVVSGMDVVDQIVNSQTTTKQGMQNVPIDPVLIKSAKRID from the coding sequence ATGCTGAAAAAAATCGCCCTCGTCGCCGGCTCCGTTCTGTTTGCTGCCAACCTGATGGCCGCCCAACCGGCCAAGGCGCCTCACGTCCTGCTGGACACCAGCTTCGGCAAGATCGAAGTCGAACTGGACCCGGTCAAGGCCCCGATCTCCAGCAAGAACTTCCTCGACTACGTCGACAGTGGTTTCTACACCAACACCATCTTTCACCGGGTGATCCCGGGCTTCATGGTCCAGGGCGGCGGCTTCACTCCGCAGATGGTGCAGAAGGAAACCCGCGACCCGATCAAGAACGAAGCCAGCAACGGCCTGCATAACGTACGCGGCACCCTGTCCATGGCCCGCACCTCGAACCCGAACTCGGCCACCAGCCAGTTCTTCATCAACGTCGCCGACAATGCCTTCCTCGATCCGGGTCGCGATGCCGGTTACGCGGTGTTCGCCAAAGTGGTGAGTGGCATGGACGTGGTCGACCAGATCGTCAACTCGCAGACCACCACCAAACAAGGCATGCAGAACGTGCCGATCGACCCCGTGCTGATCAAGTCGGCCAAGCGCATCGACTAA